The window ctcataggggtaggatgTGCGTGTGTACGTTCATAAAgatgagtgtatgcgcgtatcTATGAGCGTTTGTGTCTGTACTATGTTAAAAAAATACACACGCACATCCTACTTTATGAGCATCTAGAATTGGCCGGCATGTCGCCTTGAGATTGACGAGGTCATCAGAGCGTATCATAGTCGTCGGAAATGGGACAAACACCGTAAATAATTTGTTTTCGATTAGAAATCTGTTTGTGTATTTTCCGCGAAAAAAATTGTTCGTGTACGTATACGTTCCGCATTGTACGTACTAGTCCCGATTGTATTCGAATTCGGATGGCTCAGCCCGTATATGCAATGAAAATAATAAATACTCAGGACTCATAGATAGAGAGGACACAATCGATCACGCCGCATCGACAGGAGAGACGAGATGAACCCTATCTGCCGCCGCCGCTCCGCCTTGCCGCCGCCGGCGAAGACGACCCCGACGGACGATGAAAACCTACTCCCCGAGGTACTCATCCGCCTCCCCGCGCAGCCTTCCTCTCTCCCCCGCGCCTCCCTCGTCTGCAAGCAGTGGCGCCACCTCATCGCCGATCCCCAATTCCTCCGCCGCTTCTGCGCCCACCACCGGGAGCCCCCCATCATCGGCGTGTTCCTGGACTTCTACCGCGGAGACCTCTCCTTCAGGTCGGTCCTGGATCGCCCGGACCTCATCCCGCCCGAGCGCTTCCCCGTGCGGTTCGACGGCatcgaaggcggcggcggcgtcgagggaaACGACGGCATCTGGTCCTTCCGCCGCTGCCGCCACGGCCGCGTGCTCTTCACCAGAGGGGACCACCTCGGCAAGGGCTGCCGCCAGGTCCTGGTGTGGGACCCCGTCACAGGCGACCGCCGCTTCATAGGCAGTCCGCCGCAGTTGGATCACGACTGGAGCAAGTCACATGTGCAAGCGGATGTGCTCTGTGCTGCCGGCGACAAGGATCACGTGCACGGCAGCTGCCACTCGAGCCTCTTCAAGGTCGTCTTGGTGTGCGCCGACAAGCTCGTCGCGCGAGCCTGCGTCTACTCATCGGAGTCCAACTCATGGGGCGATCTCATATCCACCGATGTTCCATATCACACTATGTCTTGTGTTGGAAGTCGAAGCATCCTGGTTGGCAATTCCCTGCACTGGTTTATTTTTGGTACTCAGACTGGCATCCTTAAGCTTGATTTGGATACTCGGAGCCTAGCTGTTGTAGAGGTGCCGCCGGATGCCCATGCTAGTCATCATGGCCTCTACCTGAGTACGCTGGGCGGCGGGCTTGGCTTCATCGTTGTGTCAGACGACTTCGTAGCTCAACTATGGGTGAGGACGACTGATTTTGATGGAGTTGCTGGATGGATGCCGGCACAAGCAGTTGAGTTGAACAAGCTTCTTCCGCTGAGACCAGGCGAGTGGACAAATCTGCAAACGGTGTTGGGGGTTGCTGGAGATGAGAATGTGATATTTGTGTCAACAAATGGAGGCGTCTTCATGGTCCATCTTGAGTCCTTGCAGTTTAAGAAGATTTTTGAAAGCAATCCTTTCGCCGAATGTACGACATCCACCATCCACCCATTCACAAGTTTTTTTACTGCAGGCAATAACATGAATGTACAAGGATAAGGCATATAGTCTTTTCCAATACTTCTGGAATCCCTTTCGTGTCTTCTGTTACTGTAGCAATTTGGATACTCCAAATATCAATAGTTTGTTCGGCTGGTGATGAACTCATAACAGAGTCTTTTTTAATATACTTTTGTTTAGTGAGCAGTACTAGACAGTGCGGTTGCTCGTCTATTGCAGTATGTGTAACCTGTACTCTGTACCAAGCTATGATGGAGATATTTTCACAATAAGATATATAACAGTTGGAAATTGGCAAGAACTACGTGAGCAGCTTAGCTGAAACCGGAAAAATCAGCGACCAAATTGGCATACTTGAAAGCTTAAACTCTGCGGATCTTGATACTTGCAATTACTTGATTTGATCTTTTGTTATGAAACGACGGCTCTTGTTCTTTTATCATGTTTTGAAGTGCCTCTCTTCTAGTGAAGGGAATATGTTTTAATCTTTGCTAAGGTCACTTTATTTAACTCTGGAGAACCTTTGCCACTTCTGTTTTTCAGAGTTTATTAGCTCGGGTAAATTTTAACTTTTTATGATTTGTGGAGTAGAATGAGCTCACTTAAAAAAAAGGGAGAGGAAACACTGAACCATATGAAAGAGTACTGTATTATTTTTCTTATCAGTATCGTGGTTGTTTGATGTTTCTGTCAATACCATTGGTGCTATCCATCACACATTTGCTCAAGTTAGATAAACATTCGGACTGTACCTTCTTTCTGGGAGAGAAGTCCCTGCTGGATTGTGGCTAAACTTAAATTGGGAGGGGTGGCGATGAAGAGGGAACAGTGTAAGTTTACTTTAGGCCTGTTCGGCAATCCACCGCTCCGAGAAATACAAGAATCTACGGAGCATCTCTTTCTCCACTCCGTATTTTCAACTGAAGCTCGGTCCGCTCGGGGAGCGGAGTCGTGCGGAGCGGCGAGACTCCGAACAGGCCTTTTATCTAGACATTTAGCAGACCAGTTTCCCAGGTTGCATTTTATCACATCTGTTATTGAaaattttggtcgccggagtgtTTACTGAAGACTGGGGCTGCCTCATTATGCAGAATACTGTTTGCGGGGATTAACTTGAACAATAGAAGGTTTTGAAGAAACAAGGTTTTGGGTCGGGTTTTCCTGGTTTTAGAAAGGTTCACGTCTGGTTTTCCAGTTTTTCCCTCCCTGTTCtgtttgttttccttttttttttccaTTTTATCTTCATCAAATTTTCCAGTTCTGTTTAAAAAAATCTCTTAAAATTATTCACGGTTGTTCTTTGATACAACGAGCCTCCTCGCCGATTTCCATTACAAAGAAAGCAGAAAACCATAGAGAGAAAACGTAAAAGGGTCTTCTGTTACTGTAGCAATTTGGATACTCCAAATATCAATAGTTTGTTCGGCTGGTGATGAACTCATAACAGAGTCTTTTTTAATATACTTTTGTTTAGTGAGCAGTACTAGACAGTGCGGTTGCTCGTCTATTGCAGTATGTGTAACCTGTACTCTGTACCAAGCTATGATGGAGATATTTTCACAATAAGATATATAACAGTTGGAAATTGGCAAGAACTACGTGAGCAGCTTAGCTGAAACCGGAAAAATCAGCGACCAAATTGGCATACTTGAAAGCTTAAACTCTGCGGATCTTGATACTTGCAATTACTTGATTTGATCTTTTGTTATGAAACGACGGCTCTTGTTCTTTTATCATGTTTTGAAGTGCCTCTCTTCTAGTGAAGGGAATATGTTTTAATCTTTGCTAAGGTCACTTTATTTAACTCTGGAGAACCTTTGCCACTTCTGTTTTTCAGAGTTTATTAGCTCGGGTAAATTTTAACTTTTTATGATTTGTGGAGTAGAATGAGCTCACTTAAAAAAAAGGGAGAGGAAACACTGAACCATATGAAAGAGTACTGTATTATTTTTCTTATCAGTATCGTGGTTGTTTGATGTTTCTGTCAATACCATTGGTGCTATCCATCACACATTTGCTCAAGTTAGATAAACATTCGGACTGTACCTTCTTTCTGGGAGAGAAGTCCCTGCTGGATTGTGGCTAAACTTAAATTGGGAGGGGTGGCGATGAAGAGGGAACAGTGTAAGTTTACTTTAGGCCTGTTCGGCAATCCACCGCTCCGAGAAATACAAGAATCTACGGAGCATCTCTTTCTCCACTCCGTATTTTCAACTGAAGCTCGGTCCGCTCGGGGAGCGGAGTCGTGCGGAGCGGCGAGACTCCGAACAGGCCTTTTATCTAGACATTTAGCAGACCAGTTTCCCAGGTTGCATTTTATCACATCTGTTATTGAaaattttggtcgccggagtgtTTACTGAAGACTGGGGCTGCCTCATTATGCAGAATACTGTTTGCGGGGATTAACTTGAACAATAGAAGGTTTTGAAGAAACAAGGTTTTGGGTCGGGTTTTCCTGGTTTTAGAAAGGTTCACGTCTGGTTTTCCAGTTTTTCCCTCCCTGTTCtgtttgttttccttttttttttccaTTTTATCTTCATCAAATTTTCCAGTTCTGTTTAAAAAAATCTCTTAAAATTATTCACGGTTGTTCTTTGATACAACGAGCCTCCTCGCCGATTTCCATTACAAAGAAAGCAGAAAACCATAGAGAGAAAACGTAAAAGGGGCAGACAACCAGGCTAACCCTACTACGCCATAACAAACCCAGAGAGAGACTACCTACAGCTGCACTCAGATTATCACAAAGTATTACAAGTGACAAGGAACAGAATAGAAACTTAAAACATCCAGAACACACCCAAAGCAACAAAACCAAAGCCACAGGTGGAGAGCATCAGATCATCAACTCTCACAAAAGCAAAAATAACTTCAGAGCTTCATATAACACCAATCCTTCTTCTCTGGGTTCCAACCAAGGCTCTTTGCATAAATTTCTTCAATAACTTTCTTGGTCAACATCACCCCTTGCTCAATTCTTCCTCTGTCTTGGTTTTCTGCAACGTACACCAAGCATTAAGATAAAAGCAAAGCCTATACACCAATGAATCAGGATCATCAGGATTTCTTTTATCAAAACAAGCTCTATTCCTAGCTTTCCAAATAGTCCAGTAGATAGTGATACTCCCACACAACACAACTTTCCTTTGACCCCCAGGGAAGGGTTTAATCCAATTTCCCATTAGATCAAAAAGGTTAGCTGGAATACTTGGAAGACCAAAGGCACAAGTCACAACATGCCAAATCAGTTTTGCCACAACACATTCAAAAAATAAATGATCAATGCTTTCCTTAGCCCCACCAAAATGGCGTTCTTCATTTCCTGTCCATCCTCTTCTTACCAAGTTATCTTTGGTTAAGATGTTGTTTATAAGCACAAGCCAAAGAAAAAACCCTTGATCTTGTCAGGGATCTTAAGCTTCCATATGGATCTAAATCCAACCAGTCTTCCCTCTTTCAACCAAAGATACGACTCTTTCACCACAAACTTGTTTCTTCCATTGAGAGACTAAGACACTTTATCCCGACACTCACTAAATTCATGCTCAGCAACCAGATATCTCGGGTTCTCACACTGCTCAAGAGTCTCACCGTAAAGGATTCTTTTGAAAACTATCATATCCAAACCACTTCTCATCAAAAAACTGGACAATAACATTCTTAGTAAAAGCCATATTATAAGCCTAAGAAAGCTCCTAGATAGAGATTTATCTCCTAGCCATTTATCTTCCCAAAACAAAGTTTTCGCCCCATTACCAATTACCTTTTTTTTCGCAGCTTGAAAGATATGATTAACATTGACCATACATTGCTagaaatgtgaaccaccatcctCACACTTCCAACATGACAAAGGTTTCTCGGTAAGATAATTCTTGCTAAGCATCTCCTACCACAAACCTTCATTATTCTCCAATTTCCATAACCATTTAGTTAGGAGGCATTGATTCATGACTTCCAAGTCAAGAACTCGTAGATCACCAAAAGTTTTAGGCATGCATACAACAGACTAGTTCAGTAGCTGATACTTTCTCACATCCTTAGATTCCTGCCACATCATCCTAGCTCTACTGAAATCCTTCCTCTTGAGGACCCCTTTTGGAGCTTCCCAAAAGGAAATCATGAAAAGGGGAAGGTTGTTCAGACAAAAATAAACTAAAGTCGCTCTATCTCCTATAGATAGGAGATTTACTTTCCATCCATACATTTTCTTATCTATCTTCTCATCAAATGGATCCCACTGAGCATTGCTAAGTCTCTTTGCCCCGTATATTCCATGGGAAGCTTCTCAGCTTTGCAAGTGAAAGTCTCACAGTATTCCTCGTCTCTTAACACAACATCTCCCAAGTAAAACACCTTActcttatgaaagttaatcttcAATCCAACCACTTGTTCAAAAACACAAAAAATAAATTTAAGATTCCTGAAAATATCCAAATTATCTTCAAAAAGGAAGATAGTAACATCTGCATATTGAAGCTAACCTAAACCTCAACCAAGTTAGGAACCAAACCATTAATCAATCCATTATGTTGGAGTTTCTTCATCATCAAAGCAAACCCATCAGCAATTATGTTAAAAAGCAAAGGAGATAATGGATCTCCTTGTCTAGCCCCTTTAAAAGTGGGGAAGTAGGGACCCATCTGATCATTCACTTTGGCAGCTACTCTATCTCCTCTTACCAGTCTCATGATCCAGTCACACCAAATATCACCAAAACCCTTGATTTGCATCATCTGGTACAAGAAGGGCCACTTCACCTTGTCATAAGCTTTCTCAAAATCTATCTTAAGCAACACACCAGGCTTTTTCTCCCGCTGCAATTCATGCACAGTCTCATGAAGCAGCACCACTCCTTCCATGATGTATCTATCTTTGATAAAGTAGTTTGAGTCTTAGCAAATAAACCATCAATTACCAACCCCAGCCTACCTGCTAAAACCTTTGTTAGTATTTTATAACTAACATTTAGCAAGCAAATTGTCTTATATTGTTGAATTAAATCAACATTTTGCGCCTTAGGTATCATGCAATCACTCCATGATCCAGCCTCTTCGCATATAGCTCCCTCTATGAAAGGCATCAAACAATTCTTTTAAGCCATCTTGATATCATCCCACAAAAATTGATAAAATTCAATAGGTAGTCCATCAGGACAAGCAACTTTATTATGTTTCATCCCAAAAGCAACCTCCTTAATCTCCTCAAAATTGATTTTTTTGGTGAGGAAAGTTTTTTCATCTTCAGACAACTATTTGCACTTCCAAATTTAATAGAGGTAACTTCAGGAGGCCCAAACAATTTTTTGTAGAACTCACTAATGTGTTTAACTAACTTGTCATTTCCCTTAATTTCTACCCCATCTTTGAGCAGAAGAACAATAGATTTTTCTTCTTCCTGTCACTAGCTTTGATATGAAAATATCTATTATTCCCACCTTCAAGTAAATATTTTTCACTAGCCCTCTGCCTCCACTTCAACTCATCATCTCTCAACAACTTCTTTATGTTCGTATCTAAAACCAGCTTTACTTCCTTCTCACCATGAGACAAAAGGTGAATCTCATTCTTCTTATCAAACTCATCAAGCTTAGACAGAAGTTCTTTTTTCAGGATCCCGTAGAACCCTTCCACATTAATGTGCCATTCTTTTAAATGTCTCATTAATCTTCTACCTCTCTCTTACCATTTGTCAAGATCATGGATGCAATAGGTTAAAAATGATCTaacaaaattttaaaaaaattaataGTTTCCAAAAAAAATTGTATACAACTATTTTAAAAACCAAGTTCTATAAAAAATATTTAGAGTTCCACAAAAATATCCGCAAAAGTTTTTAAAGTATTCATGTTACTTAAAAATAgaatatttgaaaaatgtttacaAAAGTTTTAGGAAAAAAAATCAAGCTTCCAATTTTATGAGTTCTCTAACCTTTTATACTACAACCATTGTTTTGAGAAAACTGCTACAAGACGCAAAGGAAAATGCCTTGTTCCGCTACAGTACCTAGGGCCAGCTCCACAATGCAACTTGTTGGCTAGCTCACAGACGTGCGTCCCTTAAGATATTCATGATATGGTCCGGGCCCAATAGCAACGTCTATTTCCGCCAGCGCCCCAAGCCTTCCGGAGTGCCTACTTAGCGCCTTCAGCGCCGGTTTGCGTCCCTGGCGTCACACGCCTGGCTTTGTGGGTCTGCCGAAAACAAACCGAGAGACTCGTCCATAAATGCACCGGTTTTCATGGCCTCTCGGACCGATCAACCATTGACTTTTGAAATAAAAAACAAAAGCAACTAAAACAAATCATGAAAAAATGTTTACGGATTCAAAAGAGTTCATAGAATGAAAAAAAACtgcaaattcaaaaaaaaaaccaCGAATTTCAAACAAAAAGTTCATGGTTTTCCAAAAAAATCACAAATTTTAAAATGTTTGCGGTGATTTTGCAAAAATGTTTGAGGCTTTGAAAATTTAATTGATTTTTAAAAAAGTTcgaaaatttgaaaaaaaaatcacagATTTTGAGAAAAAAGACCCCAGATTTGAAAATAATTTAATCTGTTTTGGAAATATAAGTTCATGTATTTTAGAAAAGTTCATTGACTTTGAAAAAAATATGAATAAGAAAAAGTTCGCAAATTTTTAAAAAAGAAGTTTGTGGATTTGAAGAAAATATCATAAATTTTGAGGAAAAGTTTGTGGATTTGAAAAAACTTCGCACATTTTGCTAAAAAGTTCAATAGAAAAGGTTGCGAAATTGAAAATGATTCACAAATTTGAGAAATATTCACGAACTTGAAAAAATGGGTTTTTGATTTCAAAAAAGTTCGCAAATGTGAAAGAAtctggaaaaaagaaaaaaagaaaagctGGTTTAGAACAACAAAAAAAGGTCCGGAAGCTTCCAAAAGCTTCCGAAAATCGTTCTGTAAGCTTCCCAAAACCGGGGAGTAGTCTCCCTCTCGTGTGCTCGATGGCTCGGTGTGTGCTCCCATTTTGCAGGATAGCCTGTAACAGTGCTTAAGGCGCCAAAATAGGCGTTGGCCCAAGCCTGTATGTGTTTGTCAAAAAATCAACAACTCCAAGTTCATAAAGAAAACTAAAAACTCCAAGTCCATAAATAAAACCAACGCTTAATGAATATGAAAACgttcatgaatttttaaaaacaattgtaattttttataaaaaggaattaaaaatgttcatgattttttgtTGAAATTTACAAATTTATAAATTCTCTATACTTTATATAAATATTTAAGAATTTAACAAAATGTTCCAAAATGTAATAAATGAGTGTTAATTTCAGAATTTTCCAGGTAAAAAATTTCTCAAATTGTTAGGGAATGTTCCCGATTGTAAAAATGTCACGAATAAAAAATTAGTGATAATAATAATGAAAGTATAGGAAATGGAAAAATGAAAGAAAATGGATAAAGCAAGTACAGAAAACACGGGAATATGGAAAAAAAAAACGTTCAAAGATGGTTCCAGAACCTTTTCAAAACcgcgaggaaaagaaaagaaagaagcctGGATCAAACCATATAGCGTCTAGGATACGTGTTTGGTAGACACATGGAATATGATTCTCTGTCTGCCCAGtcagagtatttaacaaaaaactaccacatttcgTGGAACCGTGTCTACAAACTACCATTTTACAAATTTGTGCCGAAAACTACCACTTTTTGTCTAATCTTTGACTAAAAACTACCATGTTGGGAAAGTGCCCAATTCGCCTCTTCTAAACGCCTTTCTGACAGgatgggcccacctgtcagcattaatcttcttcctcccctctctctggcatttcctcaaacacttCATGTGCACTCGGCCGCTCTGCCCCGCTACCTGCGCCGCCCTCCTTCCTAGCCGACCGCCTGCTCGCCTTGGCCATGGCGGCCGCCGTCGTGCCAAGGCCTCGCCACCCCCGCTCGGGCACTCTGGTGACACGGTGGCCATCAAGAGGATCTCAAGCAATGGGTCGCAGGGGATGCGCGAGTTCGTCGCCGAGGTGGCGAGCCTCGGGCGCATGCGGCACCGAAACCTAGTCGAGCTGCGCGGGTGGTGCAAGCGCGGGCAAGACCTGCTTCTGGTCTACGACTTCATGCCCAACGGCAACCTCGACGCGCACCTGTTCGGCagtgcccgtgccggtgcgggcACTGGCGTCGGCGTGTCCCCGTCGCCGGCGTTGCTCACGTGGGAGCAGCGTGTGAGGATCCTCAAGGGCGTCGCGTCCGGGCTGGTGTACCTGCACGAGGGGTGGGAGCAGGTGGTGGTGCACCGCGACGTCAAGGCCAGCAACGTGCTGCTGGGCGCGGACATGAGCGCGCGGCTCGGCGACTTCGGCCTCGCGCGCCTCTACGAGCACGGCGCGGAACCCGCCACGACTCGCGTCGTCGGGACGTTGGGCTACATGGCGCCGGAGCTCACCGTGACTGGCAAGGCCACCACGGCCAGCGATGCGTTCGGTTTCGGCGGCCTGCTTCTCGAGGTGGCGAGCGGGCGCCGGCCCATCGACCCCATCACCGGCGTGAACCTGGTGCGCTAGGTCCGAGACCACGGCATCAGGCGGCAGGGCCGAGCGGGGGGTGGCGAGGCCTTGGCACGACGGCGGCCGCCATGGCCAAGGCGAGCAGACGACTCGGCTAGGAGGGAGGGCGGCGCAGGTGGCGGGGCAGAGCGGCGGAGTGCACATGAAGTGTTTGACAAAATGccagagagagaggaggaagaagattaCCCATCCTGTCAGAAAGGCGTTTAGAAGAGGCGAATCGGACACTTTCCCGACATGGTAGTTTTTAGTCAAAGATTAGACAAAAAGTGGTAATTTTTGGCACAAATTTGTAAAGTGGTAGTTTATAGGCACGGTTCAtgaaatgtggtagttttttgttaaatactcgcCCAGGCACTCCCAAGAACTTGAATATATTGTCCAATTCTTGTACTAATGATTTGTTACAGGGATTTGTACCATTTTACATATGGCCTTTGTCCTTTCCCTAAAAATTATAATGTCTAATTGAGTACTGTTTGGTCAATTCCCCGAAAACTTAGTTTGGTTTGATTAGTTTTTTTTTTCTACAATTTCACATTTTTGTGCTCTCAGTTTTCTACCCGAACATTACGATAATGAAGTAGTAGTTTGACAACCTTTTTTCAAGGTCATGCCTCGGAGAGGTCATTGATTTATGTACGCAGGATTGTACAGTTGATGCTTGACTAACATAAGTTTACCCTCCAAAAGCAATACCGTTTCTTTTAGGCATATTGTGTTGTGAGTTTCACCTACTGGGTGGTCTTTCAAGTGGCTTTTTAAAATTATGTGATTAGTCCATTTTATACATGTTTGGTCTTTTGTATCTCTACAATGGACACTTAAACTAATCGAGATGCAAAAGGTAAAGCCAGAGGTACGTAGTGACTTTTAAGCAAGCCTATTTTTTAGTTGTATAACAGGTCTTTGTTCACGTCTGTTTCCATTTGTTAGAATTGATATGATTTATTTTACAAATGAATGAAGCCGGTTTTCAAAGAAGCTTTATCTCCGTTTGggtttttcatttttttattttcatttcGGGAGTACTTTCACTTGACAACCAATATATCCCTTCCCCTTGGTGGCTATGGCAAATTAGTCCTCTCTAAGCTTCATCCGTGAGTCCATGAATTTACCTTTCCTCTGTTTGCTGCTCCAGCTGCTGGTGGCGGGAAAGAGAATCTCAGTGCCTCTGCTTCGGCTAGTTCTTTAGGTTAGTTTTTTTAGTTCTCGCGGGTGTGGTACTTGGGAGGATGCCGACGCTTCTCTTTTGAGTTTATCTTTCGGGCTCTTTTTTATCGTTCTCGACTTCGTCCGTCTGGACGTAGTCTACGGATTTCCAACGTTCGTGAGGTTAGGGTTTTTCTTCGTGCGTACGCAATGACGATATTTGGTGACAAGTGCTTCAGATCACATTCAAGGGTTCAAAGACGATGACTACGGCTACAGGGCGCTGGTGGTACGCGCATGAAGGCTTCCCGGCTATCATCGGTAAGGTCAAGCTGGCTCCAGTACGGAAGTGACGAAAGTGGAAGTCAGCGATGGCGTCGTTAGTGTTTGTTCGGTGGTGCAGGAATCTCAGTGCAACTTTTAAATGTTTGAAATGCTTTGTACTTGTGGTAGATTTCTAACAGATCCGGATCATTTTTTACAAAATGAAAAACATCTTGAAAAGGCTGAATACCCAACAAGTACAACTGGAGCTTATGCTATAAGTGACTCAATCGaacataaaaagaaaataaaagaaaaagagaaaatacCCACATGACTCTTCAAGTAAAAGCAATGTTGTTGGATTTAGATGTGCAATATTTGGACATATGTTTTAGCAAAGCTGAATAAAAAGGGTAGGACGGTTAAAAAGAGTTTAAAAAAGGTGTAATGATAGGATGACACTGTCCAATTACCCTCGCGCGGTGCACTGCACCGGATCTGAGACTATCCTTTTCCCCGAACTAGTCGCCGTCACGCAATGCTCGATCCGTGTGCAGATCTTTCGCTCGCTGTCCATTAAGGGGTTGTTTGCTCGAGTCACCTTCCGCCATTGATGAGGATTTACTCGCGCGCGCAGGTGTCGACCGGTAGGGACGTTCCGCTTACACTGCACCTCGTCTCACTCCACTCCTCAGCGGCTCAGTCCAAGGGATTAGCACGGAGAGGTAGCTGGGTCCTAGTTTTTACCAAGTTCAGATGGCTAGATGCGCCGTCTCCATCTCGGCTTCTTGTGTCACACTGCAAGTGTTGGCTCACCCTGTTCGGTTACACCATCCATCACTACTTTCTGCATCGCAGACCAGACCAGAACAGATTACTTTCTCTTACAGTTTCACCGGGTCGAGCGGAAGGAGACGGCGCTAGGTCACCTGCCAACCATGGCCCCCCCTGCCAGTGACGTGGCGCCGGACGTCCCAGTCCCGCCAATGATGGCACTCCGTTCGCCGCATTGATCCTTTGCAGTTTGCTTAGGCCGCTGTCGTCGGCTAACGCCGCGCTTAATTGCCGGCCGTTGAGGCCTCACCTGCTACATTGTCTCATTGTCACTCCTGTCCCCGTTCGGTACGCAAGCTCGGAGCCATCGGCACCAGGGAGTAACACCGCGCGTCTCCGTCAGTTTTCCGATGCCATGCTCGGGCTGGGCTGGGTTGCGGTACGAGCTGGGTAGCTAGCTAGGTGACGACGGGTGATATTTCGGGCGCGGGGGCGGGCGGATCTTGCGGCTGCACGCGCCCGGGCGAGTTATTGTTGGTCGACGATCTTGTCAGTGTGGCTCGACCACCATCGATCATCCTGTGGGCTTCAGTGCTGGGCGGCGAGGGCGGTATTGCATTGCACAGCTCGTACCTCGTAGGGTGTACTTGCCTAGGTTTGGACTTTGGAGCGTGGCAGCGGGTGCACGGCGTCCTCCGTCAGTTGCGCGCCACATTCGCTG is drawn from Aegilops tauschii subsp. strangulata cultivar AL8/78 chromosome 1, Aet v6.0, whole genome shotgun sequence and contains these coding sequences:
- the LOC109766954 gene encoding uncharacterized protein, producing MNPICRRRSALPPPAKTTPTDDENLLPEVLIRLPAQPSSLPRASLVCKQWRHLIADPQFLRRFCAHHREPPIIGVFLDFYRGDLSFRSVLDRPDLIPPERFPVRFDGIEGGGGVEGNDGIWSFRRCRHGRVLFTRGDHLGKGCRQVLVWDPVTGDRRFIGSPPQLDHDWSKSHVQADVLCAAGDKDHVHGSCHSSLFKVVLVCADKLVARACVYSSESNSWGDLISTDVPYHTMSCVGSRSILVGNSLHWFIFGTQTGILKLDLDTRSLAVVEVPPDAHASHHGLYLSTLGGGLGFIVVSDDFVAQLWVRTTDFDGVAGWMPAQAVELNKLLPLRPGEWTNLQTVLGVAGDENVIFVSTNGGVFMVHLESLQFKKIFESNPFAECTTSTIHPFTSFFTAGNNMNVQG